ttaaagaaaagagcTTTATTGGTTGAGTTCGACAATGCTGCATTATTGGGATTCAAGAATTTAAACACACAACATTTCATCCAAACTTTACTTCATTTCGACCTCATAATTGTGTTTTCCAGAATACAAATTGATAAGCTTGCATTTTAGTTTCAATCGTATATAGACTTTACTCCCCAAATTAACTTAAACTCTCtcatctttaatatttaaaatataaagtaatatatatatatatatatatatatatattttgcttAAAGCAAGTCTAGGTAGAAAATCAGACTCAAGGGAACCGAACACTGCAGAAATAGTTGGCAAACTACGCACGTGTGAACACAAGTCATTGCTTCATTGGGCTCTCAAACATCCATTTTGAACAAGTGTGTGTGTGTGcgcggtttttttttttttttttatatgtagtGGTAATTTTAGTAAATCATGGTCTCATTTTACTTCACCCTCACGTAAGTGAATTAAGTCCTTAGCCAGATCAACTGAATCTTTAAAAATCTGGAGTTATCCTATATAAACCTactagatttattttatttatggttaattacaaaattaattatttaatataatacttttacTGATCTATTCCAATTAAAACTACTAATATACATGTAACCtgtgaaagaaaattataattattatttaaccttTTACAATGTTTTATGTATCATTTTGATATCTTTAAGACATTTACTATGTATAAAGTTATGCACAtgtgaatatatttatattaaaaataaattatattttttaatattaaactaaaaatcaataaatatttggtgtaattataaatattatattctctgaaattttgaaaagataaaaatttaaattttgaagacaatattattaaagaaagaacacaaatttcaaaataataaaataaaaataaaaacaagtagAGGGAATCTGAGTCCTACCCACTCATCTACCCAAACAATCCAGGAAAGAAAAAGTTACCCAAGATTTTACGGTAGTAACGTTTTGGATAGTGGCTACTAACCAGTAAGAAGTAACCAACGCATGAGGTCCCCAGCTTCCTATTTGCACAACTTGACTCTTCCTCAGTTTCTGTTTTTGCATTGATTCCTTCCATTCTACTCTATTTGGGTCAAGTTACCCATCTTTGAATGCCCCCACCAAACCAAAAGGATATGGATGTGGCTTTGGAAAAGTCAACCAATGGTTCATGGTTTACAACTTAGCGGTAACAGAGCCAACGGACGGTGCGTGCAAGCCAATATGCTATATTGTTAACAAAGTACAGCACTTTAGCTCTCCAGTTGCCAGTTTTGGCAATCCAATGTTTGGGTCACGTCGGCTGTTTTGATGCGTTTGACGTCAACCATTGCTAAAAACAAAACTCCCTCTGCAAAGAAAAATCGAAAGTGAGAAACGATGAAACCTCCAAAAGGGCACCTCCATTGGTGGgaaaaaaatatgttactttCACCACAACTTTTATGCTAATGGGATTTGATTTACTATGAGAATCTGCAACAGGAAGCCTTGTTTTcacactttttttctttccctttattCTGtaccttctttttctcttttactgATTTCTGTGCTTCTAGGATGTTTCCAAAGAGAACCTTCTATTCTTCACTTTTGTAAAAAGCATCATTTATATGCCATTTAACTTCGTTAATTACTTACAAATTTTCTAGTCTTTTTGTTTTGGTACAAAATATCTGATTTCCAAGggtttttatatttcaaaaataatgacTAAACCCTAATTATTGATTAGTTGTTCTTCTCACTTTAAAGatcttaaaatatttcatttttctcacAAAAATGATTAGGACACGGGTGATGATTccttttgtaaaataattatttaaaaacataatcatACACATAATATTCCTCCTCCATCCAGAGCAAAGAATAAAGAAGAGAAGTAATTgagaatatatttatttaagatgTATCCAGGTACGTTATTTCACCTCTAgctcaaaatgataaatttccATGAGCCTCCATGTACCCAAGTATAATTTTCAAGTAATCAACTCTTGGATGTATCATGGTCAAATGGTTCTAGAAGTGAAATTAGGTGAGCCCCAAGCAAATGTTCCACATCATGCATATTCAACGTAATAGAGTTTGATGTCAATGCAATTGGACCACCCAAATCAAACAGTCTAATCTTGGGAAATTTATAATCGAACAATCAAAGCAAAACTAAAACAACTGAGTTTCGTTTTATTACGTATGTCCTACTGTggtaagaaaaacaaaacaaaactagTTCAGTTGAGTTGAAGAAGATACTCCGTTTTGGGAGCTTTACAGTGTGCCTGATCTTATCTCCATGACTTCAGGGGAAACGACACTCACAGCAAAAGTCTTTCGAACACAACAATGAACAAATCTCCTCCAACGTCATCTCAAAATCTTCTCCAACCGAACTTCCCTCAATAATTGCGAAATCCCCGGCCGCTCCTTTGCTCTTTCCATGCATGGTTGAAAAGATAAGAAATAAGATTCATGCATAGGATAACATCGATTCATTACGGTAAAAAATcgattttgcatttttttattattttaaatttgtttttatatccaaaattttaccattttaattttatattaataattgaaaatacaACCATTTAATTGATGTAAAATATGTTCCATCATACCAATTAAGCTTTAGCTCGATTTATATTATTACTTCAACAACAATTGGGAGGATATTCATaagatatataattatatatgctgacataattataatacaaatatataaagctaatttaattttacgctaattaatataagttaatcacttctaatttatttattaccataatcatttatttaaatatttgtcgattgagtcttaacccGATTGGTATGggcattgttgccaatgcaaGAGGATATAGCttcgagtgcgttgaagcgcattaACACTCTATTTATATATTGGGGAGTAGtgattaaaaaaagtatatatgtgTAGAAACTATAATGAGATTAGTGAAAAGAAAGATATCAATATTCATTGAATTGGTAATAACAGATATCATTGATTTAATCTTCCAAGCATCGAAATTTTTCCCTCAATTACAATCAACATAAAAGGAGAAGAAATTAAAGTTGTTAGGAAGAGATTCTAAAAATACTTGTTACAAGATTAGCAGtatattaaatacaataaatagAGGAAATCTGATATATGTGCATGCGTAGCTTCcaataaagaaagaagaattTACTCGTATATTTGGGGTATTCACATGGAATATAAAAAAGTTGGCTGTAAAGACGTTTAAGCTCACGTTTTCTCCGCTTTATGACTTTAGTCCGACGtgacatatcaaacattatCCGAACttggataaataaatataggTGGAGAGGCCAACTCAGATTGAATAATATTTCAGTTTAATCTTTTCCCAACTGTATGCCACCGACTCCTTCTCTTCAACACCTAAACTTTGTTTAAGCGGACATCACCTACCATATCAAGTTTGATTAATAAACGGTGGACATTAAAGGAGACTTTATTTCAAAGAGAATattgtaatataaaattactttatttcCGTGAGAAATAAATTTCTATCTTTACTGCCACATTTAACTAttactaatattaattaaagaaagatTTTAGCAAAGCCATACTACTCTTTTGGAGATCAAAAAGATAGGGAAGAGTCCCAAAACCCaaaccaaatttaataatatattatctttATGACAGCTCATCCTTTTTTCCGCAAGTATCGTCAAAATTTATTCTTCTCTCTATATAAACGCCTCTCCTGCTCTTCTAACTCCTCTATCTTCTTTCGCTTGGTTTCTAGTATTCACTACATCCATCTTTAtatttctctcttcattcctgCTTTTGAGTTTACGATTGAAGTCAAGAAAGATCGATAATGGCGGGTGGAGGAGTAATTGGTGTCGGCGGCGGCGGCGACGGCAGGAAGCCGTACCCCGGGAACCTTACTCCATACGTCACTATAACATGTATTGTTGCAGCCATGGGGGGTCTGATTTTCGGTTATGATATTGGGATTTCTGGTAATGTTTCaaagattatgattttttttcttgtttcttggATTGGTTCTTGAAATAGAAActaatgttttctttttgttcaatGTGGGGTTTTGACAGGTGGGGTGACGACTATGACGCCATTCCTTCAAAAGTTCTTCCGAAAAGTGTGGGAGAAGAAGGAAGCTGATAAGTCGACTAACCAGTATTGTCAATACGATAGCCAAACCCTGACGATGTTCACATCGTCGCTGTATTTGGCTGCTCTTTTGTCTTCCTTGGTAGCCTCCACCGTCACCCGGAGGCTTGGAAGGAAATTGTCCATGCTCTTTGGTGGTCTACTTTTCTTCGCCGGAGCTCTTATCAATGGATTTGCCAAAGCTGTTTGGATGTTGATTGTTGGTAGAATGTTGCTTGGTTTCGGTGTCGGATTCGCCAATCAGGTAATTTAACCATTATCTACTCCAAAAAACCTTTTGATTTCGATCTTATGTATGGATTTGTTTTTCTCTCCTGTTCTCGATCAGAGATTCGTATGCTTATTGGGTTCTTAATTCTTACTTGTTCCCCTAAGTTtgagtttttgttttgtttcattgCAAGTTGTTCGTagagaacaaaaaaagaaagtgtTCTTTGTAAAGAGTGACAAAaagttcatttttttaaatttagaattttgcaGGGTTTCTTTGTCGTGTAACGTGTCCCTTTGTGTTCCTGTTCCTTGAAACctgaactctttttttttttttcagatctgtgttttttttccctttgtcTTTTGAGATTGTTCTGAGTATTAAAAAGACAGACAAATATTTGGTTTCGAAAATGACAAGAAACCATGCCTTCACAATGCTTGTCTCAGATCCAGATATGAGCTTCTCTATTCCTTTTCACCGTAGAAAAACATCTCTgggttttttttatacattttgatCTATTCTTTTTCTACCTAAAACTGACCAATCTTCTTCAAGCTTTCATCCCTTGAGATCTGAATGTCAGCAATAACTCGCCAGTTTGTCGTTAATAATGAAATACAATAAATGGAGTTACTATTGCTTGAAAACAGTGgttgtttgtgttttattataactattctcttttatttttccccggTCAAACGTGGCCGGTTTTTCCTTGTCTGACATCTTCTTGCTCTATTTTTTTCCGCTAAAGTTTACTCCAACGGAGAGTGAAGCTTTGAAAATTGAAACAATACGTccttattataatttaataaaaatggtggTTGCCTTCTTTCTACAAGCGTGACTTCGATGTGTTGAAAAGAAATCAAGtcaataactttttttttaatccaatATATTCACATTGACAACTTGACAAAGCTTTGTGGTCCCCGAGAATGACAATTTCTACATTACTTCCTTGCCTAACGTTTAATTTTCTAAACTATTCGTAatattataagtttaatttcGACTTAACTCTTTTCTTTGGGTGTGATTTTTACAGTCAGTGCCCCTCTACCTCTCAGAAATGGCACCCTACAAATATAGAGGAGCATTGAACATTGGGTTCCAATTGTCAATTACTGTTGGTATCCTAATTGCCAACGTGCTGAATTATTTCTTCGCTAAGATCAAAGGAGGATGGGGATGGCGCCTGAGTTTGGGTGGCGCAATGGTCCCTGCCCTTATCATCACCGTTGGATCCCTAGTTCTACCTGACACACCAAACTCCATGATCGAACGTGGTCAAACCGAGGAAGCCAGAGCCAAACTCAAGAAAATCCGAGGGGTTGATGATGTTGATGAGGAGTTTAAGGACCTAGTCGCTGCCAGTGATGCCTCGAAGCTTGTTCATCACCCTTGGACCAACTTGTTGCAGAGGAAATACAGGCCCCATCTAACCATGGCCATCTTAATTCCTTTCTTCCAACAACTAACCGGCATTAATGTCATTATGTTTTATGCACCTGTATTGTTCAACACAATTGGTTTCGGGGACGATGCTTCCCTCATGTCCGCAGTGATCACCGGTATTGTTAACGTAGGTGCAACATTGGTTTCAATCTATGGTGTTGATAAGTGGGGAAGGAGGTTCCTTTTCCTAGAGGGTGGAGTTCAAATGTTGATTTGCCAGGTACTTGGATTTTTTTTCACATGAAATTTTACACATCGTCAACTAAATTAAGTTGGTGGTACTAAATTTTCTTATGCTTTTTGCAGGCTGTTGTGGCGGCATGCATCGGTGCAAAGTTTGGGGTTAGCGGGAACCCAGGTGACCTTCCCAAATGGTACGCCATTACTGTGGTTCTTTTCATCTGCATTTACGTGGCCGGATTCGCCTGGTCTTGGGGACCCCTCGGATGGTTGGTGCCTAGTGAAATTTTCCCATTGGAAATCCGATCAGCCGCACAAAGTGTGAACGTGTCGGTGAACATGATCTTCACATTCGCGGTGGCACAAGTGTTCTTATCCATGCTTTGCCACTTGAAATTCGGGCTATTCCTGTTCTTCGCCTTCTTTGTGGTGGTGATGTCCATCTTTGTGTACTACTTCTTGCCCGAGACAAAGGGTATTCCAATCGAAGAGATGAACCAAGTCTGGAGATCTCACTGGTATTGGTCCCGATTCGTCGAAGAAGCTGATTACCCTAATGGAGGTATGGAAATGAGCAAGGGAAACCATGGTCCAAAGAATGTGTAGAATTGACTCCACCAAACTATGGATTAGTTATTTACTTTTCCCctcgttttcatttttaggttTTGATATTAGTATATACTAttggtttttaatgttattggatcaaatatatatataaatttcaatcaTACAAGTGTCTTGTGCTTTGATTTCAACCTGTAATTGAAAACAGGAATCTCTATCTGGCAAtggatttggattttgattaaaatacaaaacaaataaattgcAGGTTCATGCACTTTATGTAACCCGATGACGTGTAAAGCCATACTTgcaaatgatttcatttttaatatgcGATTGAATGAAAGGTTGTATTGTTCCTCTGAATTACCGACACATGAAACCAAAACTAAGGTGATTCAACCATTGGCTTATCTACCTTACCAAAGTTACACCACAACCAGGAATCTTTAAGACGCATTTTAGTTGGTGTATTATTTCTACATTTCTCTACTTATTTTGTATCTTCAAGATTTCAGCTAAtcttaaattatcatttttgtttgaaatattacgttttagttatGAAGTGGTCGCTCTACCGTTAAGCTCCGTTACCCCTCCCTAACGGCCGTTTTACGTGgcaatccaaattaaatttatttaattaaaaacatattttcatccCAACAACTAGACATTCAatttggcatttaaaacccatttggattgTCGTTAGGGAGGCAACGGAGTTTAACGGTAAaatgaccacttcgtaacaaaacgtaatatttcaaacacaaatgattaaaatataatatgagacaaacaaaagtgaccctTTTTAAACCTTGTATTTTGTGACAAATTTAGTATAGGCTGTCCGTGAGAAATGTAAAAGGAAAGTAACGTATGGAAGGTAAAATGGTATCGaagaaatgaaaagggatgATCGGAAAGGAGAATCACATGATTACGTCGTGGTGAGCACTGGGCAATTTTGTTTCCCCCAGTTAAACACCCAAAACCTTACCTTTTCATTACACAATTTTTTGGATAAGATGGGATCTAATTCTTTTGGTTACTTGTCCCTCTCAAGTATCAATATTTTGGGGATAGCCTGTTTCATTTGATGTTGATTATGGGTCTTGGAATCAGCCTTATGCTATGTTGGGCCCGAATAGATGTTCCTAATTGGAAACGTTCACTAATGTCCTAATCCTAAACTTAAAAAACTACCAATCTGTTCCTCACATTGCAAACAAAAGGTTTTGCTTAATAtggaaaacaaattaaagaaaaaacaacaaaatttcaaaaatttcaaattaaggaTGATGGAGACGATCTTCTGGTTGAATCAGCTGATTGATTATGCTTTTGCAGCAACACAAAGCCATTGACCGACAAAAGAGTGAATCACACTCTACTTATTGAATCACCTACATTTCTATACATTTGATtcagtttaataatattaaacataaatgaaaacatttcaAACTTTGTTTTTCAGATTATGGTTTCAGACTTGCTCCCCAATTTCTCAGCTTTCATCAAAAGAACAACAATCAAGTGCATTTTTGTTCTTTCTGTTATTAATTTTTGCCTTGAGCTTTGTAAACCTGTTCTGCTCTTGGGTAAATCAATTTCCTGGATTAAAGACTTGAAGCAAAATCCATCTTTGTAACGTACAGAATAAGGAAAGAGCTAAAAAACTTGACATATAAGAATTTCATCGGTTTCACTAAAAAAAGTATACAtcatatattgttttttttttttttacaaaccaAAACTTTGGCAGTGGAATCGTTAAGAATCACAATTAAGGAAGCGATCGTGTCTTTGGATTTCATCGTTTCAGACCAAATCAACTATGCCACGGGGCATGGACGGCAAAGACTGTTGGGATTGCCAAGCTATAAGATGTATCCCGGCAGTACAGAGGTTAGCTTTGGGTCCAGCAATTCAAGTACATCACTCTCTGAAGAGACTCTTCGCTTTGATTTCTATTGTTTACATTGGATTTGGCCTTGATGTATTGTCTATCATCTGATGAAGCAGCGGTGGGAAAATGGTTTCCCTTGCTGGCGTTAATAGGCCGTAGACTGGAACTCCATTTGGAGCTGCAATCTCTGTGGCCTTCCACTGCAGCTACACTTGCTGCCATGCAAACTCTACTCAAATAACTCATCTTTTACTAGTTTTCTCTGGATTTGTAGCTTATCCTTGATTCTTGCAAGTGTGTTGAAAAGCTAAGATGGGGGAGCCCTCCATTATATATAGAAATCAATGGAAAATTATCAGTTGGCGAGGATGGTGGTTTCGAGGATCCTGTCATTATCAAAACCGCATGTGGCAAAAGTGGCAACCATGGTTTCTGGGCTTTACCACTGGCGGaaacatctttttttttctaattattgaTTGGAGTCATCCAACTCAAAAggaatttgtttttattttatattataatttttttgtgagaAACGTGGCAGCCCCTGAGCGGAACAGGTAATGCTCGATCGACCTTGTGAAGTACAATTGATGAAacaaaagtattttattaatgaagATCGGCCTCACCTTATCTTCAGCCTTCGTATTCTGTAAAACCAGGTAATGAACGTTGGAGAAAGTAAGTGAAAATGGAAGGGAAGATAGGGCCGAATGGCCGCTAACTAGGACCATGACAAACAAAATTTCCTGATTCTGATGAAGCCCAGCCAACGCCACTTTTATAAGCAGTAACGAAAAGGGCAAGAAACAGCAGCAAAGGAGACGCCATCACCTTTTGTACTTTGCAAATTAAGGTGGTGAACATTATTTATATTCCAAAATCAATTATAATACAGTTGATGGGAGATTCATGGCTTTCTATAACAAAGTAACATCCACCCACTCCAATAAACCTAAACCATATTTTAATGTCAATCGTCACCATCTACATAACAAACCAAAATTGTCGGCTTCAACCTTTATATTATACAAGACCAGTATACAGTTGATGTAGAATTTATGAATCCCCTTTAAAGTTAAACCATCACAGGCTTGGCGTATTCTGCCGATCAAAGCCAATGGAAAGCCAACAGTTTATCATTTCCCTTCGAGGTTTCAAGTTGTGGGCGCCTTGGCCCAACCCTACCATACAGTACCAGGGACCGCTGGGATCGGTCCCAAAAATAGAAACCTTCTGTAATAACTAAAAAACGATTAAGTATCTAAATATGTCCATAAACCAAAAGAGTTCATCTTCTATCAACATCATCAAACATATAGTTAGATGAAGCCACCCATTTcacaaaatgtgaaaaaaaaaaaaacttaaaagacaAATTATGCCAACATTATATAACACTTGGAGATCCTTTTAGCGTATTACATCCCATGAACACGAGTTTTATTCCCTTAAGGGGGAGAGACAAAATCACATTTATCTACAAAGCAGATGGTAACTAGCTGAGTTTCCAATTACAGAAAAGTCAAGCTCACGTTTGTACAACAATAGATTACGAGTTTCCTCATCATTCATCCTAAGTACCAAGATGACACCCTTTTAAGGTTAACATTAAAAGATTTGACGGGTATATATGCACGAGATGATGATTATATCAGATTTCAATCACATGATATAAAGCAAATGATGAGAATTGCCACTTTAAGCTGAGTCTACTCCTTCAACCTGCTGTCGAGCTAGGTATCTCTCCCTTCGTTCTTTCTACAATATAGAAATTGACAGTCTTTTAAGTAATGCATGTCACACAAGTAAATCATCTATAAGCATAATTGACATCAGATGGTTATAAGAAAACTATTACCCATTCATCTATGACGAGTCCTTCCCCAATGATCCTTGGACCTGAATCCTCTGGAGGCTTTTTGCGTGCCTCCAGCGCAGCATCAGCCTCATCTAATTGACACTTCAATTTTTCCAGAGCCTGTCACGAGGCACAAACCCATAAATATTTAGCTAATTATGTGTtcctaagtttttttttttttttggagggcTATTAGTTTCCTACAGTATTGATACTTTTGAGAAGATTTTAAGCATCAGCATTGTGGAAATTGTTGATATGCAAATGTGAAAAAGCAGAAGCAAACGTGAATGAAGGCACATATAGTTGTGGAAACGGGAGTAACAAGCTAATGGGACTTACAGGACAAGGACGTTCAGGATCTAGGAAAACAACCCGTAGTATTTGTTCTATTGCAACTTGATCCTTCTGCTCATCAAACTGCAAAAACCAGGCACCTAAGATTAATTACTCgacaaaattacaaatatccAACCACAAGAGGAAGAAATACAGATAGGTAGAGAAGCAATCAATCAATAATACAGATGGTGAAATTTACAATTGTGCATCACGCAATGGCAGAAAGACAAcccaaaatatttttgaaaaaccgTGCATGCCTCTTTCAAAATTGGCCCAAGATCagctttgagaaaaaaaaaattctcatccCATCAAGCATGCACATAAGCTGCCTTCAAAAGGCCATTTACAGCAACACCAGGCCATCttgatgaaaaaaatgaaaaaaggaaaaaatctgGCTCCAAAGTGCCCCAAAGTGCAGTAGTTTCTTTATGCAGCAGGCACATATCCAGGGGTGGGACTCCCTTCCATTACTTATTTGTACACTAGTTTTCAACACACGAGCACTATTTACATGTATAGGATCTGCCTATGAAGGGTGAAAGGCATAAAGTTAAATTGGAAAGTAATGGACAAAAAACCTAATAGAGGAGATCTTAACCCCAAGTCAATAAAAGAACAATGGGTATAGAAATTTGTTCCAGAATGACATTTTATGCTTCAAATTATAAAGCTTTGGAAATAAAAGAATCCAATCTATAGTACTGCAATATTTGTGATGACATTCTGATAAAGCTACTTATCTGAGAGAAATTTAAGTATCAACCACATAAACTAAATATTATTTGCATCAACAATACAGAATATTACTTCATTTCTTCATCATAAACTCACCAACATCTAAACATCCTCAAATTATAaagtcttaatttttattatccaTGTGAACCACACAAAAATGCAGTTTTATAGGAGTTCTACTAACCAGCTCAGGTATGTAGTCCATTGGACCTTTCACCTTAAGACTCATGATTTTAAACTTAACCCTGCTCTTTTGATCCATCTGTTTTTCATTGTTCTCAGGAGGCTCCACGAACTTGAAGACTAGCAAATCCATTCAAAAGCAGAAATAGAAATTCATAAGAATGtttcaaaagataaagaaaaatagaCAAAACAAATATGTCTGCCAAGTGCCAAAGCATGATAAAAACCAGAAGTGAAGGGTATGCATAAGCATGCAAAAAAACATTTACCCGTTGCTATGATGCTCTCGCCGGGGGCTAGAATGGCACCCGGAGGGCGCATGAAACAGCTCTTTGGTGCAGTTGTTTGAAACTAaaccaacaaaaacaaaaggacTCGTTATGAAATTCATCAAAGCAATGGTTATCGtataaaacatttaacaaaaatatactTGCCTGTTGTTTTCAGTTCTGTCTCTAACTTATAAATCACTAACATACCAAATAAGGACAAtgatgaaaacaaaaacaacaaaggGAAACAGAAATGTTTCAAAGGTATAATGTGTACCTTGAAAGCTGTATATGACTTGCTTGTGTTTTTTATCCTGACTGCGCTCCTCACCTGTTTGCCAGGTTCATCTTggaaaaacaaaccaaaatacACAATTAAGAATAAGAAAATTGTAATCTGAATgggttaaaatttcaaatagtaTATAATAATGGCTTTTAAATTCACAATCTTCAAATTCGGATGCACTTctttagaaataaatcaaaaagaaaatttcccaAATTAAGTCAAAATATCCTTATTTTTAGTGGTTCTCATTTCAAAGTTAAATTTGCTTAGTTACAAGTAAAAGGGTGAAAAAACTGAAGCAAAACTACAAAATTATACTATGCCTTTATtaataatcttaaattttagttGACTTCACTGTCAATTTCCTAAAATAAGGATCAAAGTTTTTGCTTTAGCTTTTTTATCAAACAAATGGAAAATACAAAATCTGATAAGATATAATTTTTGAAGGTCTGgaaagataattttttaaaagggaaGTACATACATGGAAAATATAGCTTATTAGCTGGATCAAGTTTGAGCCGACGCCGAGTCGGCAAAAGCGACTTTGCAACGGAGGAAACCGAAATGGCAGAGCCGTGATGATTCGATCCTTCGACATGAGGTTGAGTTTGAACGTATAGATTAGACGCTGAAGAAGAAGACGGCGTCGTTCTGGTATTATTCCCGGTTTGGCGAAAAGGCAGCTTAAAAATTCCCCAAACTTTGCCATCGGACGGTGACTTTTGCTGGGTATCTATCGCCATCTCTCTCACAAGCACATGTACGGCACCGTGTGCCGCGTCGCGAAGATTCTAGAACCGAAAAACCTTTGCTGGAATTTGAACCGAGAAACTCGTGAAAAGGAAAacgaagagagagagagagagagagcgtCGGATTTCAGGGCAAGAATTTTACTGCATTTGATTTGTAAGCTTTTGAAGTCCGTTTTCCCCATCTTTGCCTTTTTCTCACCTTTACGAAGTTTTACCTTTTGGTGCATGATTAGCGGGGAGTCGGGGAAGATCAATAAAGCTTTTAGAAAACGACACCGTGTCCTGAACGTATGTTTCTCACGGTTGTGCTTCCTTTTTACCGCTTTTTAAGCTTTTAAAACCACAACGTTGCTTCTtagtaattttctttctaatcttTTGGCTGGTAGCAGCGgcatattttaatgtattttagatCAACGTAAGAAA
This sequence is a window from Gossypium raimondii isolate GPD5lz chromosome 5, ASM2569854v1, whole genome shotgun sequence. Protein-coding genes within it:
- the LOC105768490 gene encoding sugar carrier protein C translates to MAGGGVIGVGGGGDGRKPYPGNLTPYVTITCIVAAMGGLIFGYDIGISGGVTTMTPFLQKFFRKVWEKKEADKSTNQYCQYDSQTLTMFTSSLYLAALLSSLVASTVTRRLGRKLSMLFGGLLFFAGALINGFAKAVWMLIVGRMLLGFGVGFANQSVPLYLSEMAPYKYRGALNIGFQLSITVGILIANVLNYFFAKIKGGWGWRLSLGGAMVPALIITVGSLVLPDTPNSMIERGQTEEARAKLKKIRGVDDVDEEFKDLVAASDASKLVHHPWTNLLQRKYRPHLTMAILIPFFQQLTGINVIMFYAPVLFNTIGFGDDASLMSAVITGIVNVGATLVSIYGVDKWGRRFLFLEGGVQMLICQAVVAACIGAKFGVSGNPGDLPKWYAITVVLFICIYVAGFAWSWGPLGWLVPSEIFPLEIRSAAQSVNVSVNMIFTFAVAQVFLSMLCHLKFGLFLFFAFFVVVMSIFVYYFLPETKGIPIEEMNQVWRSHWYWSRFVEEADYPNGGMEMSKGNHGPKNV
- the LOC105769804 gene encoding vesicle-associated protein 4-2, giving the protein MAIDTQQKSPSDGKVWGIFKLPFRQTGNNTRTTPSSSSASNLYVQTQPHVEGSNHHGSAISVSSVAKSLLPTRRRLKLDPANKLYFPYEPGKQVRSAVRIKNTSKSYTAFKFQTTAPKSCFMRPPGAILAPGESIIATVFKFVEPPENNEKQMDQKSRVKFKIMSLKVKGPMDYIPELFDEQKDQVAIEQILRVVFLDPERPCPALEKLKCQLDEADAALEARKKPPEDSGPRIIGEGLVIDEWKERRERYLARQQVEGVDSA